The Roseiconus lacunae genomic sequence ATTCAAGAGAACGATTGGGGACGGGAATTCTTCTTGCACGACCCTTCGGGGAATCTTTGGCACATTGGGTCATTCAAAGTCGGCTAATGTGATCGTGTTGGACTACCGCCGCAGCGATCATCGAAGGAGCAAACGGCGGCAACTTCGATTCTCCGTGATGAATTGTTCCGTCGCCCAAGCCATGCTAATTTCAAATGGCTAGACTGAAGCTTTGCCCATTTGGTCATTCGGTTTTGATTGGTCTGCTGGCGAGCGTACACCCACGGTGATGGCCACGCCGCTGTGCCAAACGCCATGCGGCTCAACCGCCAATTCTTTTTTGAACAAAATACTAGAACCGGCGTCCTGTACCGTCTGAGTGATTCGTCCGTTTCGAGTTTTGACGAATGCTGCTTTCGAGCGGACAGACGCGATTGTCGTTCTCTAATCCAGGATAAAACATCGATGAAAGTCGTCACTCTTGTTCTTCTCGTCAGCGCAACATTCGGGGCCGTGCGGTTTTCATGTGCGGAGTCAACGAAGCCGAACGTCTTGCTCTTAATCACAGACGAACACAACTTTCGCACTCTCGGCTGCTATCGCGAGTTAATGTCGCGTCCCCAAGCGGAAATGTGGGGTGAGGGGGCGATCGTCGAAACTCCCAATTTAGATCGTATCGCGAAGGAGGGAGTCATCGGTACACGGGCATACGCGACGGCGCCGGTATGTACGCCATGCCGGGCGGCAATGATCACGGGGCGGTATCCGCATCATACCGGTGCACCGCAAAACAACATGGTACTTGACCGACGGGTTCCGACACTTGCAGACCGGCTCGGAGACGCCGGCTATCGAACCGCGTTCATCGGAAAGTGGCATCTCGGTGGCCCCGGAAAGCCGGAATGGAAGCCCAAGGTTGATGGTGGCTTTCAATCCACCGAGTACATGTTTAACCGTGGACATTGGAAGAAGTTTGAAATCGTCGACGGGAAGCCACGAGTCGGTGCGAGAAAGAATGGCAAGCCGACTTATGGTGTCGATGATGCCAACGAGAAAACGTTCGCAACCGACTGGCTTACCGATCGTGCGATTGAATTTATCGAGCAACCCCAAGACACACCGTTTTTGACTGTCATAAGTTACCCAGACCCGCACGGGCCCAATACCGTTCGCGCCCCATACGATCACCGGTTCGATGATCTGCCCTTCGCGCCACCACGCACTTATCAAACGGGTGTCGCGCCACCGAAATGGCTCGGTGGCGAAACGAAACATCCCGTTTTTCGTGGCAGCGATATGTCACGCTACTTTGGAATGGTTCAGTGTATCGATGACAACATCGGACGATTGCTCGATCGCTTGGAACAGTCTGGCCAATTGGATAATACATTGATCGTGATGACCAGTGACCACGGTGACTTGTGCTACGAACATGACCGACAGAACAAAGGCAACTCCTATGAAGGTTCTGCCCGTGTACCAATGCTGATGCGTTTCCCCGGTACAATCCCTGCCGGTACGGTGTACCGCA encodes the following:
- a CDS encoding sulfatase family protein produces the protein MKVVTLVLLVSATFGAVRFSCAESTKPNVLLLITDEHNFRTLGCYRELMSRPQAEMWGEGAIVETPNLDRIAKEGVIGTRAYATAPVCTPCRAAMITGRYPHHTGAPQNNMVLDRRVPTLADRLGDAGYRTAFIGKWHLGGPGKPEWKPKVDGGFQSTEYMFNRGHWKKFEIVDGKPRVGARKNGKPTYGVDDANEKTFATDWLTDRAIEFIEQPQDTPFLTVISYPDPHGPNTVRAPYDHRFDDLPFAPPRTYQTGVAPPKWLGGETKHPVFRGSDMSRYFGMVQCIDDNIGRLLDRLEQSGQLDNTLIVMTSDHGDLCYEHDRQNKGNSYEGSARVPMLMRFPGTIPAGTVYRKPMGTVDVTPTVIGLLGLSGNPDDEGRDLSQELKSADSENTSSITFLRNAGTKAGWVAAVDERYKLIISINDRPWLFDAEQDPDELLNFYNRPGTDGVAERLATALLEYSRRTDDPYFANQRISDSLDMILQADGEQ